A single region of the Thermoproteales archaeon genome encodes:
- the feoB gene encoding ferrous iron transport protein B, with amino-acid sequence MVRVALAGNPNVGKSVIFNNLTKGRQHIGNWPGKTIEKKEGVCKFKGYEIRVVDLPGTYSLTAYSLEELIARNYIVEEKPDVVVDIVDASNLERNLYLTLQLIELGVPLVIALNKMDLSESKGYEVDPSKLEKLLGVPVVPTVAPKKIGMEELCEKILETANVGEVKTISYGSEIESAIKRIESVLKKDPEISSAYNTRWLAVKLLEEDEEVVEKIRSSPVSEDVKRIIDEEKVKLSRKYGGVDLEVLLADKRYEVIGGIVEKAVRKGKVEYTFSDLIDKAVLDKVLGIPIFLAILWIMFQFTMLVSTPFCDLLGDFFAWLASLEYLHTGSPVIDGIVFGDYGLLNGVGTVLSFTPLIFFLYFALSILEDCGYMARAAFVMDRIMRKLGMTGRTLISMILGFGCNVPAVYSTRAIPYEEDRMVAILTNSLMLCSARLTAFALLAAAFFGEFAGDVIFSLYLVGIALAIALALIFRRIFFKGRISPFIMELPDYQMPTLKSVIIHMWWRGSLFFKKVFFVIVLGLLAIQILGSIEWGTFRWIGVEKIESSVLAAIGEFLRPLFIPLGWDWRLVVAAIFGFVAKEIVIGATAMLYGAGEEELPVILLSLYTPLEIYAYMIFILVYVPCIATVAAIRQETGSWKWTLFAVLYEVVLAYLLAGAVMLIGYGLGFR; translated from the coding sequence GTGGTTAGAGTGGCTCTCGCTGGAAATCCTAACGTCGGCAAATCGGTTATCTTCAACAATTTAACTAAGGGGAGGCAGCATATAGGGAATTGGCCTGGTAAAACTATCGAGAAGAAAGAGGGTGTTTGCAAGTTTAAGGGCTATGAAATTCGCGTAGTGGATTTGCCGGGGACCTATAGCTTAACCGCCTATTCTCTCGAGGAATTAATAGCGAGAAACTATATTGTGGAGGAAAAGCCGGACGTAGTGGTAGATATAGTCGATGCCTCGAACTTGGAGAGAAATCTATACCTGACGTTACAGTTGATAGAGTTGGGGGTCCCTCTTGTTATAGCGTTGAACAAGATGGACTTGTCTGAAAGTAAAGGCTATGAAGTGGACCCGAGCAAACTCGAGAAGCTTCTGGGGGTGCCCGTAGTCCCCACAGTTGCTCCCAAAAAGATAGGTATGGAGGAGTTATGCGAGAAGATCCTCGAAACTGCTAACGTTGGCGAGGTAAAAACTATATCTTATGGCTCGGAAATAGAAAGTGCCATAAAGAGAATAGAAAGTGTTCTAAAAAAAGACCCCGAGATCAGCTCGGCTTACAATACCCGCTGGCTTGCCGTAAAATTGCTCGAAGAAGACGAGGAGGTAGTCGAAAAAATCAGAAGTTCCCCTGTTTCTGAGGATGTAAAGAGGATTATTGACGAGGAAAAGGTTAAGCTCTCACGGAAGTATGGAGGCGTGGATTTGGAGGTTCTTCTTGCCGACAAGAGGTATGAGGTAATAGGGGGTATCGTCGAGAAAGCTGTTAGGAAGGGCAAGGTGGAGTATACTTTCAGTGATTTAATTGATAAAGCAGTGTTGGATAAGGTGTTGGGCATACCTATATTTCTGGCGATACTCTGGATTATGTTCCAGTTTACGATGCTCGTCTCTACGCCTTTCTGTGATCTTTTAGGGGATTTCTTCGCGTGGCTTGCCTCGCTAGAATATCTGCACACCGGGAGCCCGGTTATAGACGGAATAGTCTTCGGGGATTACGGCTTATTAAACGGCGTGGGCACAGTGCTCAGCTTTACTCCGCTGATCTTCTTCCTCTACTTCGCCCTCTCGATATTGGAGGATTGCGGCTACATGGCTAGAGCCGCGTTTGTCATGGATAGGATAATGCGCAAGCTGGGGATGACTGGGAGAACTCTAATCTCCATGATACTAGGCTTTGGGTGTAATGTTCCCGCCGTCTACTCGACGAGAGCTATCCCATACGAGGAGGATAGGATGGTGGCTATCCTCACTAACTCGCTCATGCTGTGTAGCGCCAGGTTAACCGCGTTCGCTTTGTTAGCGGCGGCCTTCTTCGGAGAGTTTGCAGGCGACGTCATTTTCTCTCTATATCTGGTGGGAATAGCATTAGCGATAGCGCTAGCGTTAATATTTAGGAGAATATTCTTTAAAGGTAGGATTTCGCCGTTTATAATGGAGTTACCCGACTACCAGATGCCGACTCTAAAATCTGTAATTATACACATGTGGTGGCGTGGATCTCTCTTCTTTAAGAAAGTTTTCTTCGTGATAGTTCTCGGGCTATTGGCGATTCAGATTCTCGGCAGCATTGAGTGGGGAACATTCCGGTGGATTGGGGTCGAGAAGATAGAATCTAGCGTCTTGGCGGCTATAGGCGAGTTTTTAAGGCCTTTATTTATCCCCCTGGGCTGGGATTGGAGGCTCGTAGTGGCGGCTATCTTCGGGTTTGTAGCAAAGGAGATAGTGATAGGCGCTACGGCGATGCTCTATGGTGCTGGCGAGGAAGAACTGCCTGTAATTCTGCTGTCTCTCTACACGCCGCTAGAGATCTACGCGTATATGATCTTCATACTCGTGTACGTGCCGTGTATAGCGACTGTAGCCGCTATAAGACAAGAGACGGGGTCTTGGAAATGGACGCTTTTCGCGGTACTCTATGAAGTTGTGCTAGCTTATCTGCTTGCTGGGGCTGTTATGCTCATAGGTTATGGTCTCGGTTTTAGGTGA
- a CDS encoding ferrous iron transport protein A, translating to MLMPLAMLPPCRRAFVKNILGGRGLIRRLTELGFTPDAEVHVFKSPPGPILVSVRGSRVAIGWGVAMKILVEVVE from the coding sequence ATGCTGATGCCGCTGGCTATGCTACCTCCGTGCCGGAGAGCGTTTGTAAAGAACATACTAGGGGGGAGAGGCTTAATCAGAAGGCTTACCGAGCTCGGATTTACGCCGGATGCCGAGGTACACGTTTTTAAATCTCCCCCCGGTCCTATCTTGGTCTCCGTTAGAGGTTCTAGGGTGGCTATCGGCTGGGGCGTAGCTATGAAAATTTTGGTAGAGGTGGTCGAGTGA
- a CDS encoding ferrous iron transport protein A, with product MIKRLSELAPGEKGIVVNVVGKGPLVRRLLDMGITRDTEIKAVRKAPMGDPIEFEVKGYYLSLRKSEADHVFVEVVK from the coding sequence ATGATAAAGAGGCTTAGCGAGCTAGCTCCAGGCGAGAAGGGAATCGTTGTGAACGTAGTCGGCAAAGGTCCCTTGGTCAGGAGGTTGTTGGACATGGGAATTACCAGAGATACGGAGATTAAGGCTGTTAGAAAAGCCCCAATGGGGGATCCTATAGAGTTTGAGGTTAAGGGGTATTATCTTTCTCTGAGGAAAAGCGAGGCGGACCACGTTTTCGTCGAGGTGGTTAAGTAA
- a CDS encoding HEPN domain-containing protein, whose amino-acid sequence MIREEALDWFEEAKIDLERAERAEKDKDYSLACYMSQQAIEKAFKACFIGLLRKRPPHVHDLTMLYEELKSIISLPDEIKEALSEISQYYVTARYPNAGIRRPSRSFSKTQSTRAIEVAKNVIEKIEKTFFTS is encoded by the coding sequence ATGATTAGAGAGGAAGCGTTAGACTGGTTTGAAGAAGCTAAAATAGACTTGGAGAGAGCTGAAAGAGCTGAAAAAGATAAAGACTATAGCCTAGCATGCTACATGTCTCAACAAGCGATTGAGAAGGCATTTAAAGCATGTTTTATAGGATTGCTTCGTAAAAGACCTCCACACGTTCACGACCTGACAATGCTATATGAAGAGTTGAAGTCGATAATCTCTCTCCCAGACGAGATAAAAGAAGCATTATCTGAAATATCCCAGTATTATGTTACAGCTAGATATCCAAATGCTGGCATTAGAAGACCATCGCGCAGTTTTTCAAAAACACAATCTACTCGTGCAATAGAGGTGGCTAAAAACGTTATTGAGAAAATTGAAAAAACTTTCTTTACCTCCTAA
- a CDS encoding nucleotidyltransferase domain-containing protein: MELVNSLKKSHADIEVYLFGSFAKGTWLEDSDIDLIIISEYFKNMKPEKRYSYVRNLASRKVPFELLIYTPQEFEKARKKSIVIQDASEYWVKLT; the protein is encoded by the coding sequence ATAGAACTAGTTAACTCTCTAAAAAAATCTCATGCTGATATAGAAGTCTATTTATTTGGTAGTTTTGCTAAAGGAACGTGGCTTGAAGATAGCGATATTGACCTTATAATAATCTCTGAATACTTTAAAAACATGAAACCTGAGAAAAGATATAGTTACGTTAGAAACTTAGCCAGTCGAAAAGTACCATTCGAACTACTCATATACACGCCTCAGGAATTCGAAAAAGCTAGGAAAAAGAGCATAGTCATACAAGATGCCTCAGAATACTGGGTAAAACTGACTTAA
- a CDS encoding Dna2/Cas4 domain-containing protein — protein MINVYMIQTYSFCPLKVFLEASMGLKSKPTEHSILGRLAHEIYQDFSLSLGNGVEIYTIFDEVVHEKSTKYGLGIKQIEKLAKSIAEFRSSIPLAGVPVYTEYEVESEILGVKGRIDIVEGFIPVEVKYKSKLSMADIEQLTVYGMLLEEKFSRRIKYGFVDVLKEKKRIRVDFVNVLREHCRRLLKHVLEAALAPKTPAKLRCKNCDLRLECKMLYNLKQ, from the coding sequence ATGATTAATGTTTATATGATTCAAACATACAGTTTTTGTCCGTTAAAAGTCTTTCTTGAAGCTAGTATGGGTTTAAAATCTAAACCAACTGAGCATTCTATACTAGGTAGATTGGCTCATGAAATCTACCAAGATTTTTCGCTTTCTCTAGGAAATGGAGTTGAAATATATACCATCTTTGATGAAGTTGTTCATGAAAAATCTACAAAATATGGGTTAGGTATTAAGCAGATTGAGAAGCTGGCAAAGAGCATAGCCGAGTTCAGGTCTTCTATTCCCTTGGCTGGTGTGCCAGTTTATACTGAGTATGAAGTTGAAAGCGAGATTTTAGGAGTCAAAGGTAGAATTGACATTGTAGAAGGATTTATCCCGGTTGAGGTTAAATATAAAAGTAAACTGTCAATGGCCGATATTGAGCAATTAACTGTTTACGGTATGCTTTTAGAAGAGAAATTTTCTAGAAGGATTAAATATGGATTCGTAGACGTTTTAAAGGAGAAGAAGAGGATTAGAGTAGATTTTGTAAACGTTCTTCGGGAACATTGCCGAAGATTATTAAAGCATGTTTTAGAAGCTGCTTTAGCACCGAAAACTCCGGCAAAGCTACGATGCAAAAATTGTGATCTAAGACTAGAATGTAAAATGCTTTATAACTTAAAGCAATGA